A genomic window from Methylobacterium nodulans ORS 2060 includes:
- a CDS encoding zincin-like metallopeptidase domain-containing protein gives MPGEPPVPCPEASDARIRSVAARAVAAVTTHAAGLPRVTAVHAAESDHATLGHAAVRGSRQPSRLDRTFGRKHCGDAGHARAARVADRGAVVLVRRGQSVPGAVRDSASWISVLSGDTRAIISAAVPAARSRNSTACNLARPQGRSETAGPIPRTDRRSTPIQPRPRRCRPRRPLLIRSSSPRRLILKRADPMSACGETPSPPRPTRPR, from the coding sequence ATCCCAGGTGAGCCTCCCGTCCCCTGCCCCGAAGCGAGCGATGCCAGGATCCGGTCCGTGGCCGCGCGAGCCGTCGCTGCCGTGACAACCCATGCGGCCGGCCTGCCCCGGGTCACTGCGGTCCACGCTGCCGAGAGCGACCATGCCACGCTCGGCCACGCGGCGGTCCGCGGGAGCCGCCAACCGTCTCGGCTTGATAGAACCTTCGGGCGCAAGCATTGCGGTGACGCGGGCCACGCCCGCGCGGCGCGTGTGGCGGACCGCGGGGCCGTGGTTCTGGTGCGCCGAGGCCAATCTGTCCCTGGAGCCGTGCGCGACAGCGCGTCCTGGATCTCCGTCCTGAGCGGCGACACACGCGCGATCATTTCGGCTGCCGTGCCTGCCGCACGGTCAAGGAACTCCACGGCCTGCAACCTGGCGCGCCCTCAAGGGAGATCAGAAACCGCCGGGCCCATACCGCGAACGGACCGGCGCTCTACGCCTATCCAGCCGCGCCCCCGACGCTGCCGCCCGAGGCGGCCTCTCCTCATCCGATCCTCATCACCCCGTCGCCTGATCCTGAAAAGGGCTGATCCGATGAGCGCTTGTGGTGAGACGCCCTCCCCGCCGCGACCGACGCGCCCGCGATGA
- a CDS encoding acetate--CoA ligase family protein, translating to MALVARKHPTPHVYANGHAEVRAILDRVKAESRDSLTAPEGRLVCDAYGIPVPKEAVATSAEAAVQAAEEMGFPVVLKIVSPDILHKTEAGGVIVGVSSAQAVADGYKTILANAKRYKADARIDGVQIQQMLKGGTEVIIGAVTDGSFGKLVAFGLGGILVEALKDITFRLAPATREDALSMLDGIQAAEMLKGVRGSEPVDRAALVDVIVKVSQLVTDFPEISELDLNPVFASARGATAADVRIVMDFSEKPKSQTRSQDEIVAGMNRIMRPETVAVIGASAEDGKIGNSVMKNLISGGYKGTIYPIHPKADTILGLKAYRSVRDVPGPIDVAVFAIPAQFVAAALTECGEKGVAGAVLIPSGFAETGNEAGQQEIQEIGRRYNIRLMGPNIYGFYYMAKNLCATFCTPFDVQGQAALSSQSGGIGMAIIGFSRSTKMGVSAIVGLGNKSDIDEDDLLAFFEQDDSTKVIAQHCEDLKDGRSFAEVARRVSKKKPVIVLKAGRTSAGAKAASSHTGALAGNDKIYEDVFKQCGVIRARSLRQLLEFARGVPVLPTPKGENVVIITGAGGSGVLLSDAVVDNGLSLMTMPEDLDAAFRKFIPPFGAAGNPVDITGGEPPVTYKNTIRLGLEDERIHALILGYWHTIITPPMVFAKNVVDVRDEMRAKGIEKPIVASLAGDVQVEEASQYLYDHGIPSYPYSTELPVEVLGAKYRWARGAGLL from the coding sequence ATGGCCCTTGTAGCTCGGAAGCACCCGACACCGCACGTGTACGCTAACGGCCACGCCGAAGTCCGCGCTATCTTGGATCGTGTGAAGGCGGAAAGCCGCGATTCGCTCACTGCCCCCGAAGGTCGCCTCGTCTGCGACGCCTATGGCATTCCGGTGCCGAAGGAGGCTGTCGCGACCTCGGCCGAAGCCGCAGTGCAGGCTGCGGAGGAAATGGGCTTCCCCGTCGTCCTCAAGATCGTCTCGCCCGACATCCTGCATAAGACCGAAGCCGGCGGCGTCATCGTGGGCGTCTCGTCCGCGCAGGCCGTGGCCGACGGCTACAAGACCATCCTGGCGAACGCAAAGCGCTACAAAGCCGACGCACGCATTGATGGCGTGCAGATTCAGCAGATGCTGAAGGGCGGCACCGAGGTCATCATTGGCGCGGTCACGGACGGATCCTTCGGCAAGCTCGTCGCTTTCGGCCTCGGCGGTATACTGGTTGAGGCGCTGAAGGACATCACCTTCCGGCTCGCGCCCGCCACTCGTGAGGACGCCCTTTCGATGCTCGACGGCATTCAAGCCGCCGAAATGCTGAAAGGCGTTCGCGGCTCCGAACCCGTCGACCGCGCGGCGCTGGTCGATGTCATTGTCAAGGTCTCGCAACTCGTTACAGACTTTCCCGAGATCTCGGAGCTCGACCTCAACCCGGTCTTCGCCTCAGCGCGCGGTGCGACTGCCGCGGACGTACGCATCGTCATGGATTTTTCGGAGAAGCCCAAGTCTCAGACGCGGTCGCAAGATGAGATCGTAGCCGGGATGAACCGCATCATGCGCCCGGAAACAGTGGCGGTGATCGGCGCCTCGGCCGAGGATGGCAAGATCGGCAATTCCGTGATGAAGAACCTCATCAGTGGCGGCTATAAGGGCACGATCTATCCAATTCACCCAAAGGCCGACACGATCCTGGGCCTGAAGGCCTACAGGTCGGTGAGGGACGTGCCGGGCCCCATCGACGTAGCCGTCTTCGCGATCCCTGCCCAGTTCGTGGCCGCGGCGCTCACGGAATGCGGCGAGAAGGGTGTGGCGGGCGCGGTCCTCATCCCGTCAGGGTTTGCCGAGACCGGCAACGAGGCGGGTCAGCAGGAGATCCAGGAGATCGGGCGCCGCTACAACATCCGCCTAATGGGGCCGAATATCTACGGCTTCTACTACATGGCGAAAAATCTCTGCGCGACCTTCTGCACGCCCTTCGACGTGCAGGGCCAGGCGGCACTGTCGTCTCAATCCGGCGGCATCGGCATGGCCATCATCGGCTTCTCGCGCTCGACCAAGATGGGCGTCTCGGCGATCGTCGGCCTCGGTAACAAGTCCGATATCGACGAGGACGACCTGCTCGCCTTCTTCGAGCAGGACGACTCGACCAAAGTCATCGCTCAGCACTGCGAGGATCTGAAGGATGGCCGCAGCTTTGCCGAGGTCGCGCGTCGTGTCTCGAAGAAGAAACCCGTTATCGTGCTGAAGGCCGGCCGCACCTCGGCGGGTGCGAAGGCGGCGAGTTCCCACACAGGAGCGCTAGCCGGTAACGACAAGATCTACGAGGACGTGTTCAAGCAGTGCGGCGTCATCCGGGCCCGCTCGCTTCGCCAGCTTCTCGAATTCGCCCGTGGCGTGCCGGTGCTGCCGACCCCGAAAGGCGAGAACGTGGTCATCATCACGGGCGCGGGCGGCTCCGGCGTGCTCCTGTCCGATGCGGTCGTCGACAACGGCCTGTCGCTGATGACGATGCCCGAGGATCTCGATGCTGCGTTTCGGAAATTCATCCCGCCCTTCGGAGCGGCTGGCAACCCCGTCGACATCACGGGCGGCGAGCCGCCGGTTACCTACAAGAACACTATCCGCCTCGGGCTTGAGGACGAGCGCATTCATGCGCTCATTCTGGGCTACTGGCACACCATCATCACGCCGCCGATGGTGTTTGCTAAGAATGTCGTGGACGTCCGCGATGAGATGCGCGCCAAGGGCATAGAGAAGCCGATCGTTGCCTCGCTCGCCGGAGACGTGCAGGTCGAGGAGGCCTCACAGTACCTCTATGACCACGGTATCCCGTCCTATCCCTACTCCACCGAGTTGCCCGTCGAGGTGTTAGGGGCGAAGTACAGGTGGGCGCGCGGCGCAGGCCTGCTCTAG
- a CDS encoding helix-turn-helix domain-containing protein, whose amino-acid sequence MTRIRGRCCCEQQKPGASSGSPTAPISAERPADLPAGHTTDPRPRSDLFCVARRADAARRGLSEATLRRHPQILVQAGLVLRRDNPNGQRSVRRGRGGEGRSSRRSGLTGRPWSPAEENEDLADKARRRHRTAPLARDRISRL is encoded by the coding sequence ATGACGCGCATCAGGGGACGGTGCTGCTGTGAGCAACAGAAGCCTGGGGCAAGTTCGGGCTCACCGACCGCGCCTATCAGTGCGGAACGCCCTGCTGACCTGCCTGCCGGACATACCACTGATCCCCGGCCCCGATCTGACCTGTTTTGCGTCGCGCGCAGAGCCGACGCTGCGCGCCGCGGCCTGTCCGAGGCGACGCTGCGCCGGCATCCCCAGATCCTGGTTCAGGCAGGACTGGTCCTTCGCCGTGATAACCCGAACGGGCAGCGATCGGTGCGGCGCGGCAGAGGAGGGGAGGGGAGATCGAGCAGACGTTCGGGCCTGACCGGACGCCCTTGGTCACCTGCGGAGGAGAACGAAGACCTCGCGGACAAAGCGCGTCGTCGGCATCGTACCGCACCACTCGCCCGCGATCGGATCTCCCGTCTCTAA
- the frc gene encoding formyl-CoA transferase has protein sequence MTKALEGVRILDFTHVQSGPTCTQLLAWFGADVIKIERPGVGDITRTQLQDVPDADSLYFTMLNSNKRSITLDTKNRTGMEVLEDLVRACDVLVENFAPGALARMGLTWERIQTLNPRMIVASVKGFGPGPYEECKVYENVAQCAGGAASTTGFRDGLPLVTGAQIGDSGTGLHLALGIVTALYQRTRTGRGQRVDCAMQDGVLNLCRVKLRDQQRLAHGPLKEYSQYGEGIPFGDAVPRAGNDSGGGQPGRILKCKGWETDPNAYLYFITQAPVWEKICDVIGEPDWKTHPDYAKPAARLPRLNQIFDRIEHWTMTKTKFEAMEILNRYDIPCGPILSMKELAEEPSLRATGTVVEVEHPVRGPYLTVGNPIKLSDSPTEVKRSPLLGEHTDEVLRDVLKYTDKEIVEISSSGAIGVVRMAAAE, from the coding sequence ATGACCAAGGCACTTGAAGGTGTGAGAATCCTGGACTTCACGCATGTCCAGTCCGGGCCGACCTGCACCCAGCTCCTCGCGTGGTTCGGGGCCGACGTCATCAAGATCGAACGCCCGGGCGTCGGCGACATCACCCGCACGCAATTGCAGGACGTGCCGGATGCCGACAGCCTCTACTTCACGATGCTGAACTCGAACAAGCGTTCGATCACGCTCGATACCAAGAACCGGACGGGCATGGAGGTCCTGGAGGATCTCGTCCGCGCCTGCGACGTGCTGGTCGAGAACTTCGCGCCCGGCGCGCTCGCCCGCATGGGCCTGACCTGGGAGCGCATCCAGACGCTCAACCCGCGCATGATCGTCGCCTCGGTGAAGGGCTTCGGCCCGGGGCCCTACGAGGAGTGCAAGGTCTACGAGAACGTGGCGCAATGCGCGGGCGGCGCGGCCTCCACCACCGGCTTCCGGGATGGGCTTCCGCTGGTGACCGGCGCGCAGATCGGCGACTCGGGCACCGGCCTGCACCTCGCCCTCGGCATCGTCACGGCCCTCTACCAGCGCACCCGGACCGGCCGCGGCCAGCGGGTCGACTGCGCCATGCAGGACGGCGTGCTCAATCTCTGCCGCGTGAAGCTGCGCGACCAGCAGCGCCTCGCCCATGGGCCGCTCAAGGAGTACAGCCAGTACGGCGAGGGCATTCCGTTCGGCGATGCCGTGCCGCGGGCCGGCAACGATTCCGGCGGCGGCCAGCCCGGCCGGATCCTGAAGTGCAAGGGCTGGGAGACCGACCCCAACGCCTACCTGTACTTCATCACGCAGGCCCCGGTCTGGGAGAAGATCTGCGACGTGATCGGCGAGCCGGACTGGAAGACGCACCCGGACTATGCCAAGCCGGCCGCCCGCCTGCCCCGCCTCAACCAGATCTTCGACCGCATCGAACACTGGACGATGACGAAGACGAAGTTCGAGGCGATGGAGATCCTGAACCGGTACGACATCCCGTGCGGGCCGATCCTGTCCATGAAGGAACTGGCCGAGGAGCCCTCGCTGCGGGCGACCGGCACGGTGGTGGAGGTCGAGCACCCGGTGCGCGGCCCCTACCTGACGGTCGGCAACCCGATCAAGCTCTCCGACAGCCCGACCGAGGTGAAGCGTTCGCCGCTGCTCGGCGAGCACACCGACGAGGTGCTGCGCGACGTTCTCAAGTACACGGACAAGGAAATCGTGGAGATTTCCAGCTCCGGCGCGATCGGCGTGGTAAGGATGGCAGCCGCCGAGTAA
- a CDS encoding DUF2243 domain-containing protein, translating into MDGSGSRHSRGPTAAAILFGLGLGGFFDGSVRHQILHGPHMLTSAGYPADRVGNLKANTLGDGLFHASTSLVTWAGLFILWRDARQNHIRWSGLLLPGGILMGFGIFNLVEGTVDHHLRGPHQVNQTVPRETWIYWDGGFLLWGAAMLIGGWAMLRQGQASTRAKAASKPLWTAKITSD; encoded by the coding sequence ATGGATGGAAGCGGCAGCCGGCATTCGCGCGGTCCAACCGCGGCGGCCATTCTGTTCGGGCTGGGTCTCGGCGGCTTCTTCGATGGCAGCGTGCGGCACCAGATCCTGCACGGGCCCCACATGCTGACAAGCGCCGGCTACCCGGCCGACAGGGTTGGGAACTTGAAGGCTAACACGCTCGGGGACGGCCTCTTTCACGCCAGCACGTCTCTCGTCACATGGGCCGGCCTGTTCATCCTGTGGCGCGACGCCCGGCAGAACCACATCCGCTGGTCGGGGCTTCTCCTCCCGGGTGGGATCCTGATGGGCTTCGGGATCTTCAACCTCGTGGAGGGCACGGTCGATCATCACCTGCGTGGTCCTCACCAGGTGAACCAGACGGTCCCGCGCGAGACATGGATCTACTGGGATGGAGGCTTCTTGCTCTGGGGCGCTGCGATGCTGATCGGCGGATGGGCTATGCTCAGGCAGGGTCAAGCCAGCACGAGAGCAAAGGCGGCCTCCAAGCCCCTTTGGACTGCAAAGATCACGTCAGACTAG
- a CDS encoding PAS domain S-box protein, which yields MEFSRFTDIVQIASADAVVAAGQDSIIRLENPGAVGIFGYSEAEVVGHSLDIVTLERPGVSRRESFHLTMTTRESRYGEGAHLPVPDLCKGRRQISLEVRTTSKPPWGLLGGTGRNCTGRPATLSAESTR from the coding sequence ATGGAGTTCTCTCGCTTCACCGATATCGTCCAGATTGCCTCGGCGGATGCCGTGGTCGCCGCAGGTCAGGACAGTATCATCCGCCTCGAGAATCCGGGTGCTGTAGGAATCTTCGGCTACAGCGAGGCAGAAGTAGTCGGGCACTCACTCGACATTGTTACGCTAGAGCGACCGGGGGTCAGCCGCCGGGAGAGCTTTCACCTCACGATGACAACGCGAGAGAGCCGTTACGGTGAGGGCGCGCACCTGCCGGTTCCGGACCTCTGCAAGGGCCGCCGGCAAATCTCCCTCGAAGTCCGCACCACCTCTAAGCCGCCATGGGGACTGCTTGGCGGCACCGGCCGGAACTGCACCGGACGTCCTGCAACGCTAAGCGCTGAGAGCACCCGATGA
- the repB gene encoding plasmid partitioning protein RepB: MRKNLLANVLDTPSEPRTDYARRGASRSMRMSIDEMAENAKRMIDGEVIVSLDPSLIDASFVSDRLTDDEVEFAQLKAAIEAHGQATPILVRPIENGRYMVVFGHRRLRAARELGRPVKAVVRQLEEIAHILAQGQENTARANLSFIEKALFAQKLLAMGQSKATIKSALTLDDTLLSRMLSVVETIPPPVLEAIGAARTVGRDRWEELKKLLAHPAKAALAAEVIQSDVFLSKEGAERFTHLCAQVKSGRRAARKPAEPERWSGEGIQARFRKSGKTFSLSLSSADAGEFGAYLAAQLGQLYDAFKKEKAR; encoded by the coding sequence GTGCGCAAGAACCTGCTAGCCAATGTCCTCGACACGCCGAGCGAGCCGCGCACCGATTATGCCCGGCGCGGTGCGTCCCGATCGATGCGGATGTCGATCGATGAGATGGCGGAGAATGCCAAGCGGATGATCGACGGCGAGGTTATCGTCAGCCTCGATCCATCCCTGATCGACGCGTCCTTCGTCTCCGACCGCCTGACGGATGACGAAGTGGAGTTCGCACAGCTGAAAGCGGCGATCGAGGCCCATGGCCAGGCGACCCCGATCCTGGTGCGCCCCATCGAGAACGGTCGATACATGGTGGTGTTCGGGCACCGACGGCTGCGCGCCGCCCGGGAGCTCGGCCGGCCGGTGAAGGCGGTCGTCCGGCAGCTCGAAGAGATCGCGCATATCCTGGCCCAGGGGCAGGAGAACACGGCGCGCGCGAACCTCTCCTTCATCGAGAAGGCGCTCTTCGCCCAAAAGCTCCTCGCGATGGGGCAGTCCAAGGCCACCATCAAATCGGCGCTGACCCTCGATGATACGCTGCTCTCACGCATGCTGTCTGTGGTGGAGACGATCCCGCCTCCCGTCCTTGAGGCCATCGGCGCCGCACGGACGGTCGGCCGTGATCGGTGGGAGGAGCTCAAAAAGCTGCTCGCGCATCCCGCGAAGGCGGCGCTTGCGGCGGAGGTCATTCAGTCCGACGTGTTTCTGAGCAAAGAGGGGGCCGAGCGGTTCACTCATCTGTGCGCTCAGGTGAAATCCGGCCGGAGGGCCGCTCGCAAACCGGCGGAGCCGGAACGGTGGAGCGGGGAGGGCATCCAGGCCCGCTTCCGCAAATCCGGAAAGACCTTCAGCCTCTCGCTGTCGTCGGCCGACGCCGGCGAGTTTGGCGCCTATCTCGCGGCGCAGCTCGGACAGCTCTACGACGCGTTCAAGAAGGAGAAAGCGCGCTGA
- the repC gene encoding plasmid replication protein RepC codes for MVQTGSRPLTRAALAGRRRALDDGRTVTRRELSASAREAAKALSLRPALRLVLSELVAAWGEQAWSRLIVWPSNEYLVSRTGLSERAVRYALRDLVALELMTPKDSANGKRYAIRAPDGAIVDAFGFDLTPLYARRGEWATAIKARAEELERRRRAFDLLTIHQRAVAEALRALASRYPETPIADLAEVRASLEASSPSRRGSGDPTFVLEAWVELRQMVEERFYAAGNDGKPCRHNETNNGSPSESWSKSSPGTVGAVRYIERPTVGLQPSLVMEACPVVRDLVSGEIREEHDILDAGRQLRASIGAHQSAWVEACKALGPHQAALLVLIVAQLHDDDVSSGQNRIRNPGGYFRRLVRLAAEDRYSPEAELLAMRRRRLT; via the coding sequence ATGGTTCAGACCGGGAGCCGGCCGCTGACGCGCGCCGCTCTCGCAGGGAGGAGACGCGCCCTCGATGATGGGCGGACGGTGACGCGCAGGGAGTTGTCTGCATCCGCCCGGGAGGCCGCCAAGGCGCTTAGCCTGCGCCCGGCGTTGCGCCTGGTGCTCTCCGAGCTCGTCGCCGCGTGGGGCGAGCAGGCGTGGTCGCGCCTGATCGTGTGGCCCTCGAACGAGTACCTCGTGTCGCGGACTGGGCTATCTGAGCGCGCCGTGCGCTACGCATTGCGCGATCTCGTGGCCCTGGAGCTCATGACGCCGAAGGACTCCGCCAACGGCAAGCGCTACGCCATTCGGGCGCCAGACGGCGCGATCGTCGACGCGTTCGGGTTCGACCTGACGCCGCTCTATGCGCGACGGGGTGAATGGGCGACCGCGATCAAGGCGCGCGCCGAGGAACTCGAGCGCCGCCGCCGCGCCTTCGATCTGCTGACGATCCACCAGCGTGCCGTCGCCGAGGCGCTGCGCGCGCTCGCGAGCCGCTACCCCGAAACGCCAATCGCCGACCTCGCCGAGGTCCGGGCAAGCCTCGAAGCGTCCTCGCCCAGCCGCCGGGGCAGCGGCGATCCGACGTTCGTGCTCGAGGCTTGGGTCGAACTGCGCCAGATGGTCGAGGAACGCTTCTACGCAGCCGGCAATGACGGCAAGCCCTGCCGCCACAATGAAACAAACAACGGATCCCCCAGTGAGTCTTGGAGCAAAAGCTCACCGGGAACGGTTGGGGCCGTCCGCTACATCGAACGGCCGACCGTGGGTCTGCAGCCATCGCTGGTGATGGAAGCCTGCCCTGTGGTGCGCGATCTGGTGAGCGGGGAGATCCGCGAAGAGCACGACATTCTCGATGCCGGCCGGCAGCTGCGGGCCTCGATCGGGGCGCACCAGAGCGCGTGGGTCGAGGCGTGCAAGGCGCTGGGACCACATCAGGCGGCTCTCCTCGTGCTCATCGTTGCGCAGCTCCACGACGATGATGTCTCGTCGGGCCAGAACCGGATTCGCAATCCAGGCGGTTACTTCCGGCGTCTCGTGCGCCTTGCTGCGGAAGACCGCTACAGTCCCGAGGCTGAGCTCCTGGCCATGCGCCGACGCCGCCTGACATAG
- the repA gene encoding plasmid partitioning protein RepA, which translates to MDMSVPARDGEAFSFHETILQQGELISDKLNMLRLEHYPPNAMKGLRPFSLAEVAYFLGVTQSNVKKLHLEGKGPTPATSPSGRRSYTAAQMLELRHYLDRHGRAEVKQYVPHRRPGEKIQVVSVINFKGGSGKTTTAAHLAQHLALTGHRVLAIDLDPQASLSALHGIQPELDKVPSIYDALRYDTARKPISEVIQPTNFPGLDVIPANLELQEYEYDTPLEASNNNPEGKLFFTRITNALKEVDERYDVVVIDCPPQLGYLTLTALTASTSVIITIHPQMLDVMSMAQFLLMLGGILKSITDAGAAVNLKWFRYLVTRYEPTDGPQAQMVGFMHVLFPKQMLKNQMLKSTAISDAGITNQSLYEVERGQMIRSTYDRALESMNAVNEEITSLIHQTWGRRV; encoded by the coding sequence ATGGACATGTCGGTGCCAGCCAGGGACGGGGAGGCCTTCAGCTTCCACGAGACCATCCTCCAGCAGGGAGAACTGATCTCGGACAAGCTGAACATGCTCCGTCTGGAGCATTATCCGCCCAATGCCATGAAGGGGCTGCGGCCGTTCTCGCTCGCCGAGGTCGCCTACTTTCTCGGTGTCACGCAATCCAACGTCAAGAAACTCCACCTTGAGGGCAAGGGGCCGACCCCCGCGACCTCGCCGTCCGGTCGGCGCTCCTACACCGCCGCGCAAATGTTGGAACTGCGCCACTATCTCGATCGCCACGGCCGCGCCGAGGTCAAGCAATACGTCCCGCATCGCCGCCCCGGCGAGAAGATCCAGGTCGTCTCCGTCATCAACTTCAAGGGCGGCTCCGGCAAAACCACGACCGCCGCGCACTTGGCCCAGCATCTTGCGCTGACCGGGCATCGCGTTTTGGCAATCGACCTGGATCCGCAGGCCTCGCTCTCCGCCCTGCACGGGATCCAGCCCGAGCTGGACAAGGTGCCCTCGATCTACGACGCGCTGCGATATGACACGGCGCGCAAACCCATCAGCGAGGTGATCCAGCCCACCAACTTTCCTGGGCTCGACGTTATTCCTGCCAATCTGGAACTCCAAGAGTACGAGTACGACACCCCGCTCGAGGCATCGAACAACAACCCCGAGGGCAAGCTGTTTTTCACGCGGATCACCAATGCTCTCAAGGAGGTCGATGAGCGCTATGACGTGGTCGTAATCGACTGCCCGCCCCAGCTCGGTTACCTGACCTTGACCGCCCTGACAGCGTCGACCTCGGTCATCATCACCATCCATCCGCAGATGCTGGACGTGATGTCGATGGCGCAGTTTCTCCTGATGCTGGGTGGCATCCTCAAATCGATCACCGATGCGGGCGCCGCAGTGAACCTGAAATGGTTCCGGTATCTCGTCACCCGCTACGAGCCGACCGACGGCCCCCAGGCCCAGATGGTCGGCTTCATGCATGTCCTGTTCCCCAAGCAGATGCTCAAAAACCAGATGCTCAAGTCCACGGCCATCTCGGACGCCGGCATCACCAACCAGTCGCTCTACGAGGTGGAGCGGGGACAGATGATCCGCTCCACCTATGACCGCGCCCTTGAGTCCATGAATGCGGTCAACGAGGAGATTACCAGCCTCATCCATCAGACCTGGGGGCGCCGGGTTTGA